A DNA window from Tachysurus vachellii isolate PV-2020 chromosome 20, HZAU_Pvac_v1, whole genome shotgun sequence contains the following coding sequences:
- the LOC132863617 gene encoding caspase-3-like, translated as MSFPSLSKSAAQNRALIVSVESYSACAGLGKRSGVRWDTKRLHAALKRRGFQVTILNDPNALEIIEEFKAESEQSVHSCFVGVISSHGENGVVFGSDGRPVKLAHIYSQFGGPVMATKSKLFLVQACRGSELDNGVETDSVCVDSSEDDGVYECQSIPNQTVVAYATAPGYSAFMHPTGSVFLQTFCDLVEECEEWEITRLLTRLNRLIAFEFEARGKMLKGKKEMPCFVSRLTADFYPFTNTIRVLATELLQDTHTARKNSIT; from the exons ATGTCTTTTCCGAGTCTCAGTAAGAGTGCGGCTCAGAACCGGGCACTAATTGTCTCGGTGGAGAGTTACAGCGCATGCGCCGGACTCGGGAAGCGGAGCGGAGTGCGATGGGACACGAAGCGGCTGCACGCGGCTCTCAAACGGAGAGGCTTCCAAGTGACCATCCTGAACGACCCGAATGCGCTCGAGATCATCGAAGAATTTAAAGCAG AGAGTGAGCAGTCAGTTCACAGCTGTTTTGTGGGTGTGATATCGAGTCATGGAGAGAACGGAGTGGTATTTGGATCAGACGGACGACCTGTCAAACTGGCACATATATACTCACAATTTGGAGGACCAGTGATGGCTACCAAAAGCAAACTGTTCCTGGTCCAG gcTTGTCGAGGCAGTGAGCTGGATAATGGTGTTGAGACTGATTCAGTCTGCGTAGACTCATCTGAAGATGATGGTGTATATGAATGTCAGTCAATTCCTAACCAAACAGTTGTTGCTTATGCTACGGCTCCag gctacAGTGCCTTCATGCACCCGACCGGCTCAGTGTTCCTGCAGACGTTCTGTGATCTGGtggaggagtgtgaggagtggGAGATCACGCGGCTTCTGACTCGGCTAAATCGGCTTATAGCCTTTGAGTTTGAGGCGAGAGGAAAGATGCTGAAGGGCAAAAAGGAGATGCCATGTTTCGTCAGCCGCCTCACCGCTGACTTTTACCCCTTCACCAACACAATCAGAGTTTTGGCCACGGAGCTGctccaagacacacacactgctcgcAAAAACTCTATCACCTGA